tggataggacagagaaaaatggagagaggaggggaagacagagagggggagagaaagatagacacctgcagacctgcttcaccgcttccctgcaggtgaagtgCTGGTTTTTGCGCTTTGCGTCCTGTGcgctaaaccactgtgctaccgcctataGAAGTAACTTACCCCCCTAAAGTCACGTTTATGAAcaaaattttcaaagaagaaagatgaaaatATAAGGTAGtcagttgatttttttcccttacatttttttggttttaaaaataatactattaaataaatattttaaataaataaaaataatactatttatttttagtaagagAAGAAAATATTCATGTATTACTTTATTAggtgtcctttttattttaaagttttaaaatttatctttatttatttattggataaagacagccagaaatctagagggaaggggatgatagggagagagagagaggcgcctgcagttctgcttcaccactcggaaagctttttcctgcaggtgggcacccgggagctcaaacctgcatccttgtgcattataacgtgtgtgctcaactaggagctgcaccacccagcccctagatgtCTTTAATGTAAAAAGAGTTATTGGAATTTAAATGTGTCTGTGACTAAAgcagttctgctttttatctcagGTATTAACACACTAGACCAAGAAAATGTCGTATTCCAAACTATTGTAGTTCCAGTAGATGCCACTTACACAAATTTACTAGAGATTTGCTATTTGCTGTCAATCTTTTCCCACCTGTgccattccactgctcctagtgaactttttttaatgtagtcagagaggaaaagagacatcacagcactgctccattgctttgAAACTTTCCTGTTgcatgtgctcccatgtggtagtcaggggcttcaagccctggtcctctcaCATGGTCGGGGGTGCCCTCTGCTgaatgaactatctcccagccccacacATAGCCTTAAATTTTGAGACTGTTTACTAGAATCTGGCAGAGGCTTGAAAGAGCACATTATTATTGGTAATAATGTATATAGTAATACTGTATTCTTTATAACAGTGTTGCTTCTTTTGTATTCTAAAATATTtcaaggataaagaatagtaatatGAGGATGCATGAACATATTACTATCTTGATTTGTCCAATCTTAACAGTTTGCAATATCTGCTTCATTTTTGTTCAACTTCAACtttaatatcactttattgagaaaatactgatttacagGAATGTTGTCATGGGTGCAGTTTGATATTTCCCAAGATTTCGTTTTTCCCCTTAGGAAACAAAATAATGCAAGCAGACTTGAAGTTACCTTTCTTGATACTGACATTGATTttattcccttctttcctccccagAGATGAAGTAATCATATTGAATTTGTTGTtgatcttttttctgtttttacatTTATCTATGTTTATATCTGTAAGCCTGATTACTATTTGTAAATGCTATATAATAGCAAGTTGTACTGCTATCCTGGAGTTACTTAGTTGTGTCTTAGTATACTGTTTAAATACCAATGTTTTTGCTATTATAAGCACTCCTGTgctagacattcttttttttttttcatgtttaaaatgaattttgtggggatagacagcataatggttatacaaagagactgtcataactaaggcttcaaaatcccaggttcaatctcccacaccaccctaagccagagctgagcagtgctctgttaaaaaaaaaaaaaaaagaattttctcatTAGGTCAGAGCCCtttttgattaaaaaagaaagaaagaaaaggttccTAAAAGCAGGCATTGTTTTCACTTGACAAGTGAAAAAAactcaagaaataaaataaaacagcaaccCAAGAGGCGGTACAGGGGATAAAGTACTGTACttaacaagcatgaggtcccaagttaaatTGTAAGTGTCAGAGTGtcgctctagttctttctctgtcacaagttttgagaaagaaagaaaacatgtattcatttatttttttaaaatttctttattggggtattaatgttttatattcgacagtaaatacaatagtttgtacatgaataacatttctcagttttccacataacaatacaacccgcagtaggtcctctgtcatcctttttggatctatattctcccccccacccatccaccccagagtcttttttaaaaattttttttaatatttatttattcccttttgttctccttgttgttttattgttgtagctattgttgatgttgttgttggataggacagagagaaatggagagagggggagagaaagatagacacctgcagacctgcttcactgtctgtgaagcaactcccctgcaggtggggagccgggggctcaaatcaggatccttctgacggtccttgcactttgcgccacctgcacttaacccactgcgctaccacctaactcccccccagagtctttactttgatgcaatacaccaattccagttcacgttctacttgtgttttttcttctgatcttgtttttcaacttctgcctgagaatgagatcattccatattcatccttctgtttctgcctgatttcacttaacatgatttcttcaagtgccATCCaacatgggctgaaaacagtgaagtcactgttttaattagctgagtagtattccattgcgtatatataccacaattagcgcagccactcatctgttgttggacacctaggttttggctattaaaaattgtgctgctgtgaacataggttcatatagctttttggatgggtgtcttgggttccttgagatatatccccaggataggaattgaggatcatagggtaggcccatttctagccttctgagagttctccagactgttctccacagaggttggaccaatttacattcccactagcagtggggagggttcctttgaccccacaccctctccagcatttgctgctgttaccttttctgatgtatgacattctcacaggagtgaagtgatatctcattgttgtcttgatttgcatttctctgacaatcagagacttggagcattttttcatatgtttcttctccttttggatctcttctgtggtgaatattctgtctaagtcctccccccatttttggatggggttatttgttgtcttgttgttgagtctggcaagctctttatatattttggttactaaactcttgtctgatgtatggcatgtaaagatctcccattctgtgagggagggaggggtctctttgggtagtggtttctttttttttttttttttttcaaaattttatttatttatttattccccttttgttgcccttgttgttttattgttgtagttattattgatgtcattgttgttggataggacagagagaaatggagaaaggaggggaagacagagaagaggagagaaagacagacacctgcagacctgcttcaccgcctgtgaagcgactcccctgcaggtggggagccgggggctcaaacctggatccttttgccagtccttgagtttggcgccacctgcgcttaacccgctgcgctaccgcccgactccctgggtagtggtttcttttgctgtgcagaagcttttcaatttgatgtagtcccataggtttatacttagtCTTCATTgtgattggattcgtttcattgaagatgtctttaaaatttatgcagaagagttctgccaatattttgctttaagtgtctgatagtttctggtctaacatccaagtccttgatccacttggaatttacttttgtgtttggtgaaataaagtcgttcattttcattcttctgcatgtttcaacccattttttccaacaccatttgttgaagagactctgctttctgcactgaatagtctgggcacctttgtcaaagatgagatgtccacaggtgtgggagcttacttctgggctctcaattctattccactggtcagtgtgtctattcatgttccagtaccaagcagttgacagtggccctataatacaatttgagatctgggagtatgatgcctccagttctgttctttcttctcaagattgttttggcaattctaagtcttttctggttccatataaacatttgtagcatttgttctattctcctaaaaaatatgtttgggatattgatgggggggtagcattaaatttgtagatggctctgggtagtatattcattttaatgatgttaattcttccaacccatgaacatgaagtatctttccacttctttgtgcctttatctatttccttgagtagtgactcatacttttcagtatacaagtctttcacttctttggttaggtttatttctagatattttattgtttttgttgttagagTAAAAGGAaccgatttctggatttcatcttctcctaacttagtgtttgaatagagtaatgccactgacttttgaatgttaattttgcagcctgGCACCTTACTATACTGCCTGATgaattccaaaagcttcttgctggattccctaGGTTTCTGTATGTgtgctatcatgtcatcttcaaatagggagagtttgactacttctcttccaatctgtatccctttaatttcttgttcctgcctgattgctatggcaagaacttccaacacaatgttgaataggaatggtgaaagtgggcagccctgtctaatacctgatctgaggggaaatgcttccagattttcaccattgagtatgatgtaggctgtaagtttgctatatatagactccactatcttgaggaattttccatctatccccattttttgtagcattttgatcataaatgtatgttggattttgtcaaagacttcctctgcatttattgatatgaccatgtggtgtttggtcttgcttttattgatgtggtggatcacgttgactgattttttttttttcctcctccagggttattgctgggctcagtgcctgcaccatgaatccaccgctcctggaggccatttccccccccccttttgttgccctagtagcttcgttgtggttattattattgcccttgttgacgcaattcgttgttggataggacagagagaaatggagagaggaggggaagacagagaaggggagagaaagatagacacctgcagacctgctttaccgcctgtgaagcgactcccctgcaggtggggagctgggggctcgaaccgggatccttacaccggtccctgcgctttgcgccacatgcgcttaacccactgcgccaccgcccgacctcccaCGTTGACtactgatttacgtatattaaaccaaccttgcatccctgggataaaccccatttggtcatgatgaacagtctttttaatatactgctgtatccggttggctagaattttgctcagtattttagcatctatgttcatcagagatactggtctgtagtattcttttttggttgtgtccctgtctacctttggcatcaaagtgatgttggtgtcatagaagctggaagggagtattcctttgtcttcaatcttctggaagacttttaaaagtagaggtgttaactcttccttgaaggttttgtcgaattcgtttgtaaaaccatctagtccaggacttttactcttaggaaggtttttgacaaactgttttaatttcgttggctgtgatgagtctgttcatattatctagttcctctttatttaattttggaagtttgtaggtatctaggcaATCATCCATTTCTTTTAGGTTCttgagcttggtggcatagagttgttgatagaagtctcacatgatatgttgaatttctgtggtgtttgtggtgatatctcctctttcatttactatctgatttatttgggtcttctcccttttttgttttttgagtctggctaaagttttgttgattttgttcactctttctaagagccaacatttactttcgttgatcttttatatggttttcttattttcaatgttattgatttctgccctaactttagtgatttctatctttctggatgctttagggtttctttgatcttcttcttctaggtctttaaggtgtgcaatcaggttgtttatttgtgctttttcttcttccttaatgtgtgcttgtatggctatgaacttccctctcagtactgccttagttgtgtcccaaatattttgatagcttgtgtcttaattttcattgaactctcaaaacattttgatttcttcttttatttcctctttgacccagtagttgttaagtagtgtactgttgagcttccacatttcgggaccattactaatcttttgttgattgttaagtgttagtttaatttcactgtggtctgagaagatgcttgggatgatttcagtgctcttgaatttgctgatggtgTCTTTATGGACTAACAGATGGcgtatgtggacttgagtaaaatgtgtattccagtttcttggggtgaataactctgaaaatgtccaatagttctagtttatctatctcctcgtttagcttcctcatttctttattgattttctgccatgatgatctgtcaagttgagagagtggagtgttgaagtcccctactattactgtgttgctgttaatatattattgTAGCTCTTTCactaggtgtttgatgtatttagacgcctctccttgggtgcatagatgttaataattgttatgggctcttgattgactgatcctctgagcattaatatCCATCCCTATCCTTTTAATTTTAGTCATTTTAATGTATCgtatcagatatgagcatagctgttcctgcccttttttgtggtctgtttccattctttcactttgagtctgtgtttgtcttgttgagttaggtgggtttcctgtggacagcatattgttgggttatgttttctgatccatcttcctactctgtgccttttaataggtgaatccaggccattgacatttgttgatatcatagattgaagatatgttAATACCATTATTGTAGGTTTTTAgactgttctgatatatggcatatttatggtgatctgactgtttataggagacctttcagaatttcttccagggcaggcttggtggtagttgattccttcaactgttgcttgtctgagaaggttttgatgcctccatctagtctgaatgacagtctagcaggatacagtagtcttggatgaaagcctttctcattgagtactcgacagacatctttccattctcttctggcctgtagtgtttgtgtggagaagtctgctgctaatcttatgggttttcctctgtaggtgcctctttgtttttctcttgcagccttcaggatcctttctttatccttattcctattcattctaaataggatgtgtcttgtctttcaatctgggttaattctgtttgggaccctctggctccttgaacctttatgtcttttatgttgtctagactagagaagttctcagctattatgtcctgaagaatgctttcttcccctccctctctttcttcctctggtaagccaataatgtgtatattatttcttttgaagccatcccataggtctctgttgttgttttcagtatctcttaatctcttcttgagatctcatacttcttttttagttgtctctaatttgtccttgatcttgctaattctgtctcagcctcattgattctgttctctctcccctctattgttttctggagttcatctattttgttaccctgttctgatactgttttagcttgttcagctagttgtgttcttagctcatatatttcagctttctgctctttaataaccttgagataattagtgttttcttccagagtctcatttgttgtttctgcatttctgatgacaattcttttaaactctttactcactcctgtgactatttccttaacgtgattatttccttaacaagtatttaaatgttgacctcactattttgtgcttcaacctttggagagcttttagctggactcttgtcctggttcatttctccaatacttcttgttgatttaaccattctatagagtatgttgtgaggtccctctctcagtacttttgaaattactgatcactcttgcctggattgacttctgtCTCAGTAATGTACTCAaagaattcacagttgtggaaattaacagttgtttcaatattatttcaatccctaagTTGGAgtacagaggctgttaaaagcctcttttgttctttttcttcctcctaggctataggagcctgacggcttttaaactataaggcttcttagcttaatccctcactcctgaccaagagataaagcagggggggagagataacacagtggttatgcaaagagactctcacactccaaggatccaaagctccaggctcaattcagcttctctgccaagctgtgccaggccctgtgagtttctaaacaagtccctttTATAGTCTGTAGATTTTGAGGCaaatattcaccatgttctcaccaggagaacaacatggaaagactcccactatacagccccactgctaggccaacgaggtgtagatcttctcctgagtttcctggtcagttctcttgtTCCCagctgtcagcacagggccttcccctTGCTGctgcagcctctgagggcagtagcaatggagactcacagttgcatttggtgagtcttaggggagacctctcctttcagctgtctttttgttggtgaaacagactggaagtggtacCTCAGCTGGTGaactgcctgactgttaccagccgctcagtctctccttaggctcctccctgtctgcgagccacatgtgtttgcactcactggtgttttgattggttcctgaagttgttctagtcctgccttgttgccaGTTTCTTAAGGTCACTTCATTAACATTCTGCTTGTTCATATTTGTCTACTCTTTCTCACGTATTATTTGCTAGAATCTTACAGAAGTGTGAGAGAGAACATCATGGTTGGTAATGATGTACACAGTAATACAGTgtttggcttctctctttctcacatgtGAATGTCTTAGGTgtagataataaaataaactttaaaaaaaataaaaggcaagctAGCTGGCAGACACACTTGGTTACTGTGCATGTTTtggcatgtgcatgacccaggttctagcccagcccccaccatacaaAAGGAAGCCTTTAGGGCTTTAGAAAcacctttggtgctgtggtgtgtttccTCAGTCTCTGtcattttctgtctgaaaaaatgtTGGCCTacagcagtgaagctccagtgacgacgacaaaaacagtaacaaaaattaatactattttttttgttaACTGTAGAAAATCTTTGTAATGAGATATTACCATTTActtaatttgttttttgttgttgtcatcaccaCTAGGGCTTCACCCTCTGGGATAACCTTTTTAGATAGAAAGTAAAGGTAAGatagcaaagcttccttcagtgtggtgggggctgtgcttgaacctggatcatgcacatgacaaaggtgcactatccaagtaagctatcatGTTGACCCTCACCACTTACTTCATTCCTATGCACTACATTTATGCTACACACAAATGAACATGATCATTATGGGAGAGTTGAAAACCAACGTGTTAGGTGGTAGTATGTTTCTCCATAAGTAGAATGATTCACATCTTTTATTTTCTAGGTTCCCAGATTGTGATGAGCCATATCCTCGACTCGTGGATCTGAATTTAGCTGGAGAACCTACTGAAGGAGCCCCAGTGGCAGTGCAAAGGGATTATGGTTTTTGGTGTCCCCGAGAATTGAAAATTGATCCTGATCttggttattcatttttgcacGTTCGTGATTGTTCACCTCCTTGTCCAAATATGTACTTTAGGAGAGAAGAACTTTCATTTGCTCGATATTTTATAGGATTGATTTCAATCATTTGCCTTTCTGCCACCTTGtttacttttttaacttttttgatTGATGTCACAAGATTCCGTTATCCAGAAAGACCTATTATTTTTTATGCGGTCTGCTACATGATGGTGTCATTAATTTTCTTCATTGGGTTTTTACTTGAGGACCGAGTGGCCTGCAATGCATCTAGCCCTGCACAGTATAAGGCTTCTACAGTGACACAAGGATCTCATAATAAAGCCTGTACCATGCTTTTtatgatactttatttttttactatggcTGGCAGTGTGTGGTGGGTGATTCTTACCATCACATGGTTCTTGGCAGCTGTGCCAAAGTGGGGTAGTGAAGCTATTGAGAAGAAAGCATTGCTATTTCACGCCAGTGCATGGGGCATCCCTGGAACTCTAACTATCATCCTTTTAGCGATGAATAAAATTGAAGGTGACAATATCAGTGGCGTGTGTTTTGTTGGCCTCTACGATGTTGATACATTGAGATATTTTGTTCTTGCACCCCTCTGCCTGTATGTGGTAGTTGGGGTGTCTCTCCTGTTAGCTGGCATTATATCCCTAAACAGAGTTCGAATTGAGATTCCGTTAGAAAAGGAGAACCAAGATAAACTGGTGAAGTTTATGATCCGAATTGGTGTTTTCAGCATTCTTTATCTCGTACCACTCTTGGTTGTAATTGGATGCTATTTTTATGAGCAAGCTTACCGTGGCATCTGGGAAACAACATGGATCCAAGAACGTTGCAGAGAGTATCACATTCCATGTCCGTACCAGGTAAGAGAAACCTTGTTCTAAAATTCAGAATGAAATGGTGATGAGACATTATTATAAGATCACATTGTAGTAgggtgggtttttgtttgtttttgttttttgtactcTTCGTGAACTTTCAATTTGTATAAGAAAACTTGAAGGTGAAAAACTGAACAAATACATTATAGAGCCTGCAGAtagttcatccagtagagcacatactttactgTATCTGAGGACCCAGTTTCAGGCCCTGacctgccaccacatgggagagcaCCTCTACTTcatgggaagcttcctaagtggtgtctctctcctttctccctctgtttcttttgggggaaaaaaagtcttctTTGAGAAGTAGAACCACATAGGCATGATGAAACCAGTGGGCAATGACAAAAGCAagcaaaatatattataaaagttTCATACACCTTTctataaatgtttttcttttaaaagatcacttttttaagagaatttttaaaaatactccattttgttgccctggttgttttattattgtagttattattgttgttgctattgatgtcgttgttgttggatagaacagaaagaaatggagagaggagggggagagaaagatagacacctgcagacctgcttcactgcttgtgaagcaactcccctgcaggtgggaagccgggggcttgaaccggaatccttaagccggtccttgggctttgtgccacctgcatttaacccgctgcactaccgcccgactccctagaagatCACTTTACTTTTACAAGCAAGGTTTTACACAagttatttttgttataaaaCAGTTATATGTTGATTTTTTAGAGGTCTTTGAATGGAAGAAACATTTTATGAGCTGGTAATAAGACATTTTTTTGTGGAAATTTTGTTGATGGTAAGAATTGTAAAGTTATGTATTAGGCATAGTGTTTGCTTTGGCAGTAcatatgttaaaataaataaagtaataaaatctacctgctggagtttttttttttaggattattCATATTGCTCAAATGTTTCACTATTTTTTCTTgatattattataatttatataaatacatatacatatggcaTTTTTAAGCCCTTCATGAATGTATCAAAATTTTGCTAATGTCATATTTGCTTCAGACTTGTAGGGGAAATCATATTACAAGTTTGACTGTTGAAGCCGGTCGTAATCCTCTAATTTTCTACCCAGAGGAGcctcaaaatatataaacaatgttTACTGGGGACTTGGAGAATAGAGTACATAAATGAGACCCTGATATA
The DNA window shown above is from Erinaceus europaeus chromosome 2, mEriEur2.1, whole genome shotgun sequence and carries:
- the FZD3 gene encoding frizzled-3, producing MAMSWVVFYFWPLIMFARHTGGHSLFSCEPITLRMCQDLPYNTTFMPNFLNHYDQQTAALAMEPFHPMVNLDCSRDFRPFLCALYAPICMEYGRVTLPCRRLCQRAYSECSKLMEMFGVPWPKDMECSRFPDCDEPYPRLVDLNLAGEPTEGAPVAVQRDYGFWCPRELKIDPDLGYSFLHVRDCSPPCPNMYFRREELSFARYFIGLISIICLSATLFTFLTFLIDVTRFRYPERPIIFYAVCYMMVSLIFFIGFLLEDRVACNASSPAQYKASTVTQGSHNKACTMLFMILYFFTMAGSVWWVILTITWFLAAVPKWGSEAIEKKALLFHASAWGIPGTLTIILLAMNKIEGDNISGVCFVGLYDVDTLRYFVLAPLCLYVVVGVSLLLAGIISLNRVRIEIPLEKENQDKLVKFMIRIGVFSILYLVPLLVVIGCYFYEQAYRGIWETTWIQERCREYHIPCPYQVTQMSRPDLILFLMKYLMALIVGIPSIFWVGSKKTCFEWASFFHGRRKKEIVNESRQVLQEPDFAQSLLRDPNTPIIRKSRGTSTQGTSTHASSTQLAMVDDQRSKAGSVHSKVSSYHGSLHRSRDGRYTPCSYRGMEERLPHGSMSRLTDHSRHSSSHRLNEQSRHSSIRDLSNNPMTHITHGTSMNRVIEEDGTSA